The genomic interval CCGGGGTCAGCTTTTCGCTGACCACGCCGGGGCGGGATTCGTTGGCGCAATCGTATTTGCGATTGCAGTAATTACACTGGATGTTGCACGCGGGCGCGACCGCGACGTGCATGCGGGCGAAGTGATGGTGCGCCTGCTCGCTATAGCAGGGATGGTTCTTCACCTTCTCCCAAACTTCCGGCGGCAGATCGCTGGGACCTGCGGCCGAGCCGCAGCTGGTCTTGCCGGCGCCGCCCTTGCTGCTGCAGCCCGATTGCGCTGCGCTCTTGCGCATCTCGTCGAACGACGTCGTTCCCAGCGCGCTGAAATCATGCAGTTGCAGCAGCTTGCTCATATCCGGGCCTCGTTCGATCGCCGCACGACAGGCGGCTTGACGGTGGGTGATGGTGCTGCAACCGAGCCGGCGAAGATCAATTCCGATCCGCTGGCGCGGCGATCCGTTGAAGACGGCGTCCGACGGTCAAGGCGTCGGCCGTCTTGCAAGATCACGCGTCAGGCCGGCACGCAGGTGTTGTCGACCGGGCAGACCGAGACGCACTGCGGCTTGTCGAACTGACCTTCGCACTCGGTGCACTTGGTCGCGTCGATCACGTAGGTGCCGCGCTTCATGCTGATCGCGGCGTTCGGGCATTCGAATTCACACGCACCGCAGACGGTGCACTGGGAGGTAACAATCTTGTAGGCCATGGTCGGCTCCTGGTTCGCAGAGTGCTGCTGACCAGTTGTCTTTCAAGCCGCGTGCCAGATGCGTGATGATTGATTTTAAAGAACTATTTGTCGCCTCAGAGGGCCCGCGCCGGTGTAGGGCCCCCGACACTTGTCGCAAGTCTGACAGGCATCCTGACCCGTCATTAAGCCCCGTCTCACACGGCAGAGATCCGCGTTGAAGTGCATACGGGCAGCCGAACGCGCGACGCTGAGGAGCGCCGCGAGTTCGGCCGAAGATGAGCGCGCGGCAGGCGCGTCAGAAGTGCTTGAGCTCGATGTTGTGCTTCTTCAGCGCGTAGCCGATCTGGCGCGGCGTGAGGCCGAGAATGCGCGCGGCCTTCGCCTGCACCCACCCGGCTCGCTCCATGGCGTTGATCAGCCGCTCGCGCTCCGACATGTTCGATTCGTCGGACGGGATCTCCGAACGGACCGGCGCCGACGCAAAATCATCCGCTGATGCGACCGGCTCGCGCGGATGCACGATTTCCACCGGCGCCTTGCGTGGCAGGACCTGGAGCGGAATTTCCGGGCGCGGACGCTCTGGCGCAGGTTCGGCGTGGCCCTTCCACAGGATCGCCGACAGGCACTCGTCCTGGTGACAGGCGAAATCGCTGTCGCGGATTTCCGGCCCCATCGCCAGGGTGGCGGTGCGGCGCACGCAGTTCTCCAGCTCGCGCACGTTGCCGGGGAACGAGCAGGCCTTCAGCAGATCCAGCGCGTGCGACTCGAAGGCCAGCTCGCGGCCGTTCTCCTTGTTGAAGTTCTTCAGGAATTCAGTCGCCAGCAGCGGGATGTCGCTGGGCCTGTCGCGCAGCGGCGGCAGGATCATCGGCACCACATTGATGCGGTAATACAAGTCGGCGCGAAACTCCTTGCGAGCCACCGCCTCTTCGAGATTGCGGTTGGTGGCGGCGACGATGCGGACATTGACCTTGATGGTCTGGTTGCCGCCGACCCGCTCGAACTCCTGCTCCTGCAAGACGCGCAGCAGCTTGGCCTGGAACGACGCGGAGATCTCACCGATCTCGTCGAGGAACAGCGTGCCCTTGTCGGCGAGCTCGAACCGCCCCTTGCGCGAGGCGATCGCGCCTGTGAACGCGCCCTTCTCGTGCCCAAACAGCTCGGACTCCAGCACCGATTCCGGCAGCGCCGCGCAGTTGATCTTGATGAACGGGCCGTTGGCGCGCGCCGACAGCTCGTGAATCGCCTTCGCGATCAGCTCCTTGCCGGTGCCGGACTCGCCGCGCAGCAGCACGGGCGACTGCGACTTGGCGATGATGCTGACCTTGGCCAGCAGTTTGCGGATCGCCGGGCTCTCGCCGACGATGCCGTCGACCTTGACCCGCTTGCGCTCGCGCTCCGGCTTCAGCTCGGACAGTTCCTTCTGCAACCGGTGGCTCTCCGCCATCAACCGCTCGCGGTCGCGGGTGACGACGCGGTGCAGCTTCACGGTCTGGCCGATCAGATTGGCCACCATGGTGAGGAAGCGCACGTCCGCGTCCATCCGGAAATGCGAACGGCCGTCGCGGACGCGATCGATGCTCAGCGTCCCCACCACCCGCGAGTCGATCCGGATCGGCACCCCGATGAACGACACCCGGGTCTCGTCAGTAGCGCCGAGCGCCATCGCATCGGCGGCGGTAAACATCGGATGGGCGGAGACATTGTCGGCGACCAGCGGCACCGCGGTGGCGACGATCTGGTCGATCGCCTTCTGAGGCAGCCGGGCGCGATAGCGGTTGTCGCTGCCTTCGTTCCAGCCGACGCCGACGGTAATATCGGGGATGCCGTCATCCGCCAACAGCGACACCACGCCGTTGCGCATCTGCAGGAACGACTGCAGCAGGTTGACGACGTTGGCGAGCGTGATCTCCAGCCGCGCCGGTGAGGTGAGGATTTTCGAAATCTCGAAAATGCCGGTGAGCGCGATATCACTCAGCGGTATCGGAGGATGGGTCATCGACGGCGATGGGTACTCGTTTTCGACAAGGCGGATTTCGCGCTGAGCCATAGCTCGTCTCCATCGCTCCCGAGCCTTCCCCCGTCAGATCCGGAGCATTGCGAGATTGTGGATGAATTCCAACCAGATGTCGTGCTCATCTTGGCTGCATCGCTGCGGAAGTTATGGCTAGCTCTGCTTAGTTCATTACCACTGATAAAAATGCTGATAATCAACTGATTACTACTCTAGCACCAGTCCGCCGCCGTTACCGCATTGATGCAGCGCAAAACTGACCGACCAAAAGAGCGGCAGCCAGCAGGCTGCCGTGTGTGATTGCTAGTCAACCGCAACTAATTGCGAACTATTCGCCTGAAGCCGACACTCAGACGTGCTGACCGCCGTTGATGTGAATTTCTTCACCGGTGACGTAGC from Rhodopseudomonas palustris carries:
- a CDS encoding 4Fe-4S binding protein gives rise to the protein MAYKIVTSQCTVCGACEFECPNAAISMKRGTYVIDATKCTECEGQFDKPQCVSVCPVDNTCVPA
- the nifA gene encoding nif-specific transcriptional activator NifA: MAQREIRLVENEYPSPSMTHPPIPLSDIALTGIFEISKILTSPARLEITLANVVNLLQSFLQMRNGVVSLLADDGIPDITVGVGWNEGSDNRYRARLPQKAIDQIVATAVPLVADNVSAHPMFTAADAMALGATDETRVSFIGVPIRIDSRVVGTLSIDRVRDGRSHFRMDADVRFLTMVANLIGQTVKLHRVVTRDRERLMAESHRLQKELSELKPERERKRVKVDGIVGESPAIRKLLAKVSIIAKSQSPVLLRGESGTGKELIAKAIHELSARANGPFIKINCAALPESVLESELFGHEKGAFTGAIASRKGRFELADKGTLFLDEIGEISASFQAKLLRVLQEQEFERVGGNQTIKVNVRIVAATNRNLEEAVARKEFRADLYYRINVVPMILPPLRDRPSDIPLLATEFLKNFNKENGRELAFESHALDLLKACSFPGNVRELENCVRRTATLAMGPEIRDSDFACHQDECLSAILWKGHAEPAPERPRPEIPLQVLPRKAPVEIVHPREPVASADDFASAPVRSEIPSDESNMSERERLINAMERAGWVQAKAARILGLTPRQIGYALKKHNIELKHF